A region from the Planktothrix sp. FACHB-1365 genome encodes:
- a CDS encoding type II toxin-antitoxin system HicB family antitoxin, which produces MKYTIIIQWSEEDQCLVVFLPEFEDIMQPCTHGNSYQDAVNNAEEVIELLIESYQAEGKPLPHQKNIGNFCQVA; this is translated from the coding sequence ATGAAATACACCATTATTATTCAATGGTCTGAGGAAGATCAATGTTTGGTGGTATTTTTACCTGAGTTTGAGGATATTATGCAGCCTTGTACTCATGGAAATTCTTATCAAGATGCTGTTAATAATGCAGAGGAGGTTATTGAATTATTAATTGAGAGTTATCAAGCAGAAGGTAAACCTTTACCCCATCAGAAAAATATAGGGAATTTTTGTCAAGTTGCTTAA
- a CDS encoding type II toxin-antitoxin system HicA family toxin → MPKKIRELKSLLLKAGFICLPAKGSHSKWKHSDLTQAIIIAGKDGDDAKLYLEKQVNQALNTLKKLKNKETEE, encoded by the coding sequence ATGCCCAAAAAGATTAGAGAACTAAAAAGTCTACTCCTAAAAGCAGGGTTTATCTGTCTACCTGCTAAAGGAAGTCATAGTAAGTGGAAACATTCGGACTTAACTCAAGCTATAATTATAGCGGGTAAAGATGGAGATGATGCTAAACTTTATTTAGAAAAACAGGTTAATCAGGCACTTAATACTTTAAAAAAACTCAAGAATAAGGAGACAGAAGAATGA
- the hypE gene encoding hydrogenase expression/formation protein HypE, with protein MTSNQDFSLTCPIPLQQYPHILLAHGGGGKLMRQLIDQMFLPTFGHPNQVEHDAATLQLNANKIAFTTDSYVVNPLFFPGGDIGSMAVHGTVNDLAMAGARPLYLSVGFILEEGLPIQTLWEIIQSMKQAAEKAQVKIVTGDTKVVDKGKGDGIFINTSGIGIIEHHLTINPLSVQPGDAVIINGDLGRHGIAIMAVREGLEFETTIESDSAPVADVVLELLEAGIEIHCLRDLTRGGLASTLNEIATAAKVEIEIKETAINVLEEVKGACEILGFDPLYVANEGRFAVFVPEKDIEKTLSILQAKIPQASLIGFVKQTSTPLVTMESTIGAKRIIDMLSGEQLPRIC; from the coding sequence ATGACATCTAATCAAGACTTTAGTTTAACCTGTCCAATTCCCCTGCAACAATACCCTCATATTTTACTCGCTCATGGCGGTGGGGGTAAACTCATGCGTCAATTAATTGACCAGATGTTTTTACCCACTTTTGGGCATCCAAATCAAGTGGAACATGATGCAGCTACCTTACAATTAAACGCAAATAAAATAGCGTTTACAACGGATTCCTATGTTGTTAATCCTCTATTTTTTCCAGGGGGAGATATTGGTTCAATGGCTGTTCATGGAACGGTTAATGATTTAGCAATGGCGGGTGCTCGTCCTTTATATTTAAGTGTGGGTTTTATTTTAGAAGAAGGTTTACCCATTCAAACTCTATGGGAAATTATTCAATCGATGAAACAAGCTGCCGAAAAAGCCCAGGTTAAAATTGTTACTGGAGATACTAAAGTTGTTGATAAAGGCAAGGGAGATGGCATTTTTATTAATACATCGGGAATTGGAATAATTGAACATCATTTAACCATTAATCCCCTATCGGTTCAACCGGGAGATGCTGTTATTATTAATGGAGATTTGGGGCGACATGGGATTGCAATTATGGCAGTGCGGGAAGGATTAGAGTTTGAAACAACAATAGAAAGTGATTCTGCACCTGTAGCAGATGTGGTTTTAGAGTTATTAGAAGCAGGAATAGAAATTCACTGTTTACGAGATTTAACACGGGGCGGTTTAGCGAGTACGTTAAATGAAATTGCTACTGCTGCTAAAGTTGAAATTGAAATCAAAGAAACAGCTATTAATGTATTAGAAGAAGTCAAAGGAGCTTGTGAAATTTTAGGATTTGACCCCCTTTATGTTGCTAATGAAGGGCGGTTTGCCGTGTTTGTTCCTGAGAAAGATATTGAAAAAACTTTATCGATTTTACAGGCAAAAATACCCCAAGCGAGTTTAATTGGTTTTGTTAAACAAACGTCAACCCCTTTAGTTACAATGGAAAGTACAATCGGAGCAAAACGGATTATTGATATGTTGAGTGGAGAACAGTTACCTCGGATTTGTTAG
- a CDS encoding DnaJ domain-containing protein, whose amino-acid sequence MKSYYNFSQNLTTGTTFVTVGAATGAGIYSTIGGVGLVGSFGGIGLGMMPLMGVGAVAGAATYGAFRAINQGDSIAWGTVGLGAISGIGISSVVGGMGLGFAGTGVGIGMGTLGVFGGIVGLGLYGIAQLIDATGSGETAFQAFDRMEERILDQEFYTAALLEVLELIPEFQEEKLKQKFKDLEVEDELKQLKQKIQDPQKSSSQKDTKKPNLENHNLVLRPQSPDLMWTETQRLAGHQNSIHAVAFSPDSQTLISASDDRNIHIWDVNTVKKKYTWFMPYEMYSVAISPNSEVVATGSVNGRITLWNFQTRQLNRTLLDLNFPEKNMGIITSLVFSPDHQILISGSSDKTVRLWYFKTGQSKRILNGHTDGVWSVAICSQSQFVASGSADKTIRIWNIKTHENPIVLTGHYNWVTSVLFTPDDQTLISASADNTIKVWDLKTYQLIRTLTGHSAAIFSIALSPNSQILASGSVDQTVKLWNWKTGELLQTLSGCSPVVFSPDGQRLVSGSQKGILQLWYQQLSLPELIESECYQNWWQVLGVNPKATPNQVKQAYYQLAKQYHPDYNIKSEAIAVMQRINHAYETFLNEWSQQVRSPSIK is encoded by the coding sequence ATGAAAAGCTATTATAATTTCTCTCAAAACTTAACTACTGGTACAACATTTGTTACCGTCGGGGCAGCGACGGGGGCAGGAATTTATAGCACAATTGGTGGTGTGGGACTGGTGGGAAGTTTTGGGGGAATTGGGTTAGGAATGATGCCATTAATGGGTGTGGGGGCGGTGGCGGGTGCTGCAACTTATGGCGCATTTAGAGCTATTAATCAAGGGGATTCTATTGCTTGGGGTACAGTAGGATTAGGGGCAATTTCCGGCATAGGAATTTCTTCCGTTGTGGGAGGAATGGGGTTAGGATTTGCGGGAACAGGGGTAGGAATTGGCATGGGAACATTAGGAGTTTTTGGCGGAATTGTTGGGTTAGGATTATATGGAATTGCCCAATTAATTGATGCTACCGGAAGCGGAGAAACAGCATTTCAAGCCTTTGACCGGATGGAAGAACGGATTTTAGATCAGGAATTTTATACCGCCGCGTTATTAGAAGTATTGGAACTTATTCCTGAATTTCAAGAAGAAAAATTAAAACAAAAATTTAAGGATTTAGAAGTAGAGGATGAATTAAAACAGCTTAAACAAAAGATTCAAGATCCACAGAAATCATCTTCTCAAAAAGACACAAAAAAACCTAATCTTGAAAATCATAATCTTGTTCTTCGTCCCCAATCACCCGATTTAATGTGGACAGAAACACAACGTTTAGCCGGACATCAAAATTCAATTCATGCTGTGGCTTTTAGTCCTGATAGTCAAACTTTGATCAGTGCTAGTGATGATCGCAATATTCACATTTGGGATGTGAATACAGTTAAGAAAAAATATACTTGGTTTATGCCTTATGAGATGTATTCAGTTGCCATTAGTCCTAATTCAGAAGTCGTTGCTACGGGGAGTGTTAATGGTCGAATTACCCTCTGGAATTTTCAGACTCGACAACTAAATCGAACTTTATTGGATCTCAATTTTCCTGAAAAAAATATGGGAATTATTACGTCCCTCGTATTTAGTCCCGATCATCAAATTTTAATCAGTGGAAGTAGCGATAAAACCGTTAGACTTTGGTATTTTAAAACCGGACAATCTAAACGAATTTTGAACGGACATACTGATGGAGTTTGGTCTGTTGCTATCTGTTCTCAGAGTCAATTTGTAGCCAGTGGGAGTGCTGATAAAACCATTAGAATTTGGAATATTAAAACTCATGAAAATCCTATTGTTTTAACCGGACATTATAACTGGGTGACTTCGGTTTTATTCACTCCTGATGATCAAACTTTAATCAGTGCGAGTGCTGACAATACAATTAAAGTCTGGGATCTTAAAACCTATCAATTAATTCGGACATTAACCGGACATTCTGCCGCTATTTTTTCTATAGCTTTGAGTCCCAATAGTCAAATTTTGGCGAGTGGAAGTGTTGATCAAACGGTTAAATTATGGAATTGGAAAACAGGAGAATTATTGCAAACACTCTCCGGTTGTTCTCCCGTTGTGTTTAGTCCCGATGGTCAACGATTAGTTAGTGGAAGTCAAAAGGGGATTTTACAACTGTGGTATCAACAATTGAGTCTACCGGAATTAATTGAATCCGAATGTTATCAAAATTGGTGGCAAGTATTAGGGGTAAATCCCAAGGCAACACCAAATCAAGTCAAACAAGCTTATTATCAATTAGCCAAACAATATCATCCTGATTATAATATTAAATCCGAAGCGATCGCTGTTATGCAAAGAATTAATCACGCCTATGAGACTTTTTTAAATGAATGGAGTCAACAGGTGCGATCGCCATCAATAAAATGA
- a CDS encoding helix-turn-helix domain-containing protein has product MEQSKTQVLKALGSLIRQYRMSIRISQEELGLRSHLDRTYISGLERGVRNPSLTVLVSLASGLNITVSELLENLETEMRNVE; this is encoded by the coding sequence ATGGAACAGTCTAAAACACAAGTTTTAAAGGCTTTAGGAAGTTTGATTAGACAATATCGAATGTCTATCAGAATTTCTCAAGAGGAGTTAGGGTTACGTTCTCACCTAGATCGAACCTATATATCTGGACTAGAACGGGGTGTAAGAAACCCCTCTTTAACAGTTCTAGTTTCTCTTGCTAGTGGTTTGAATATTACTGTTTCAGAACTGCTTGAGAACTTAGAAACAGAGATGAGGAATGTGGAGTGA
- a CDS encoding restriction endonuclease: MNRESAESFKSKLKSGSSQSKVFDLLFDQQWHCRNCEGKKVASNQYAGGGGIQGLERGNRSGRPGLVIETKREFCQVCQKITIWDRWTGETREANASANLPPKLVKRVLEIYNYIDVIENRQRLPHELVIDHRFPMERWGKSEPNHEVNMSESEIRKKFQLLKKDSSGNHNLLKSRSCEKCIEIGNRGTPLGLEFWYFGNEKWPDNIPQSGLEAEEGCVGCGWYNFEAWRTALNATLKQVESQKFLE, from the coding sequence GTGAACCGAGAATCAGCAGAAAGTTTTAAATCTAAACTTAAATCAGGTTCATCACAGTCTAAAGTTTTCGATTTATTATTTGATCAACAGTGGCATTGTCGCAACTGTGAAGGGAAAAAAGTTGCTTCTAATCAATATGCTGGAGGTGGTGGAATTCAAGGTTTAGAACGAGGAAATAGAAGCGGTCGTCCAGGGTTAGTGATTGAAACCAAGCGCGAATTCTGTCAAGTTTGCCAAAAAATTACCATTTGGGATCGATGGACTGGGGAAACCAGGGAAGCAAATGCTTCTGCTAATCTTCCTCCTAAATTAGTCAAAAGAGTTTTAGAGATTTACAATTATATAGACGTGATTGAAAATCGGCAACGGTTGCCTCATGAGTTAGTCATTGATCATCGTTTTCCGATGGAACGTTGGGGTAAAAGTGAACCAAACCATGAGGTTAATATGAGTGAATCTGAAATTAGGAAAAAATTCCAACTTCTCAAAAAAGATAGTTCTGGAAATCATAATCTTTTAAAGTCGAGAAGTTGCGAGAAATGTATTGAAATAGGAAACCGAGGAACACCATTAGGACTCGAATTTTGGTATTTTGGGAATGAAAAATGGCCGGATAATATTCCTCAATCGGGTTTAGAAGCGGAGGAAGGATGTGTTGGTTGTGGATGGTATAATTTTGAGGCTTGGCGAACCGCTCTTAATGCAACTCTAAAGCAAGTTGAATCTCAGAAGTTTTTGGAATAG
- a CDS encoding DNA cytosine methyltransferase — MDLQLSLFPTIQTESTPKKQKKAKSGRYEKLQRQLLTTQRDPYQVFIDIDNQSVSSFNYNFIDLFCGAGGFTQGLVQAKFNPVASIEINSIASATHQNNFPSCNHFCGDIHEFNPRKSLEKLHFPPIHLVVGGPPCQGFSVAGKRNPDDPRNNLFKQFIRVVSEIMPWYVVMENVPGILTMKNGKIKQEVFEQFQAIGYSNISVVILESAAYGVPQIRPRAIFIANRFGLQNPYPKPQLLPEQYQPIESAISDLPEYTPIPEINHEWTRHSPEYMQRIAQVPPGGSLYETYLDAFKRQYPGKPSMTIKENHGGTHIHPYLNRVISAREMARLQTFSDTFIFAGTMKKAMWQIGNAVPPRLAECIGYALIPYLDSISLGKEQELSTIPKTSEIQLALELH, encoded by the coding sequence ATGGATTTACAGTTATCTTTATTTCCTACTATACAAACAGAATCTACTCCTAAAAAACAAAAAAAAGCAAAATCAGGTCGCTATGAAAAACTTCAACGACAACTATTAACCACTCAACGTGATCCCTATCAAGTTTTTATTGATATTGACAATCAGTCTGTATCCTCATTTAACTATAACTTTATCGATCTTTTTTGTGGTGCAGGGGGATTTACTCAAGGTTTAGTCCAAGCCAAATTTAATCCTGTAGCTAGTATTGAAATTAATTCCATTGCTTCAGCAACTCATCAAAATAATTTTCCAAGTTGTAATCATTTTTGTGGTGATATTCATGAATTCAATCCCAGAAAATCTTTGGAAAAATTGCATTTCCCCCCGATTCATCTTGTTGTGGGTGGCCCTCCCTGTCAAGGATTTTCTGTTGCCGGAAAACGAAACCCCGATGATCCCAGAAATAACTTATTTAAACAGTTTATTCGTGTTGTTTCAGAAATTATGCCTTGGTACGTTGTGATGGAAAATGTACCCGGTATTCTAACAATGAAAAATGGAAAAATTAAACAAGAAGTATTTGAACAATTTCAAGCCATAGGTTACTCCAATATTTCAGTTGTTATTCTTGAATCTGCTGCCTATGGAGTCCCTCAAATTCGACCTAGAGCGATATTTATTGCCAATCGATTTGGACTCCAAAACCCTTATCCCAAACCTCAACTTTTACCCGAACAATATCAACCGATTGAATCCGCTATTTCTGATCTTCCTGAGTATACACCCATTCCTGAAATTAATCATGAATGGACTCGCCATTCTCCTGAATATATGCAGCGAATTGCACAAGTTCCCCCCGGAGGTTCTCTCTATGAAACTTATCTTGATGCGTTCAAACGTCAATATCCAGGTAAACCCAGTATGACCATAAAAGAAAATCACGGTGGAACTCATATTCACCCTTATCTTAATCGAGTGATTTCTGCCCGTGAAATGGCTAGATTACAAACATTTTCTGATACTTTTATCTTTGCAGGAACGATGAAAAAAGCGATGTGGCAAATTGGAAATGCAGTTCCTCCCCGTTTAGCAGAATGTATTGGATATGCTCTCATTCCTTATTTAGACAGTATTAGTTTAGGGAAAGAGCAAGAGTTATCAACTATTCCAAAAACTTCTGAGATTCAACTTGCTTTAGAGTTGCATTAA
- a CDS encoding CPBP family intramembrane glutamic endopeptidase, with the protein MNSTSLSKTKIAILAAFIYTAVMGFGMFYMKTFKGIFYGTPDMMNVFWFVMIIVNIINVFFVIRYFSWQEVGFRKLNTRQLLWFIPSLSVLIAMWVVFLSALASASLNAAQWQLLALVGFTTFLVGLGEETMYRGIVLSAFLTTNRVLWAMLVSSIAFSLLHSVNVFGGSAPLEMLVQLVFTFLFGFLFAPLMIKFNNIWPLIIFHWLWDFVLFAANLVDASNVSLLSYINTPVAIVVGTILWIRIHKEQHGVVKPSSMIS; encoded by the coding sequence ATGAATTCAACATCACTCTCAAAAACCAAAATAGCCATCTTAGCTGCATTTATCTACACGGCTGTCATGGGTTTCGGTATGTTCTACATGAAAACCTTCAAGGGCATCTTCTATGGCACTCCCGACATGATGAATGTGTTCTGGTTCGTCATGATTATTGTTAATATCATCAATGTTTTCTTTGTCATCCGCTATTTTAGCTGGCAAGAGGTTGGGTTTCGCAAACTCAACACCAGACAACTCCTCTGGTTTATCCCCTCACTGTCGGTATTGATCGCCATGTGGGTCGTGTTTCTGTCCGCTTTGGCTTCAGCCTCTCTCAATGCAGCGCAGTGGCAGTTGTTGGCCCTGGTGGGCTTCACAACCTTTCTGGTAGGTCTTGGTGAGGAGACTATGTATCGGGGCATCGTTTTAAGCGCATTTTTGACCACAAACCGAGTCCTTTGGGCAATGCTAGTCAGTTCGATCGCATTTTCGCTACTGCATTCTGTGAATGTTTTCGGTGGTTCGGCTCCGTTAGAAATGCTGGTGCAGCTAGTTTTCACCTTTCTGTTTGGGTTCTTATTTGCACCACTCATGATCAAGTTCAATAATATTTGGCCGTTAATTATTTTTCACTGGCTATGGGATTTTGTTCTGTTTGCTGCTAACCTTGTGGACGCATCTAATGTTTCTCTGCTTTCCTACATTAATACTCCTGTTGCAATTGTTGTTGGTACAATTTTGTGGATTCGCATTCATAAAGAACAACATGGGGTCGTAAAACCATCTTCGATGATATCTTAA
- a CDS encoding FAD-dependent oxidoreductase codes for MLFVPNFNRSRRNFIQLSALVAASFPLWSSCQNNSQAISENIIIIGAGIAGIAAAKTLKSQGFQVTILEARDRIGGRIYTDKTLGFPVDLGASWIHGIQNNPIGKLAHDFNIAIKQTNYYHVDFYTNNQNKIPDSELEKAESLYEKIIARAKSWSENQEQDVSVNQAVNRFFKPDNLSLRQAKLVNWLLTSEILIETGADLEKLSIWELDEDEAFDGEDYLFPNGYEQIIQNLAQGLEIKLQHPVTEIQYNHQQVTVKTPQGDFSGSAVLITIPLGVLKANQVKFIPELPQDKKTAIHKLNLGVLNKVVIKFPQVFWKKSYEFLGYLPESSPNFTVFMNYDYYNSSPMLMALTGGSFARSLETMTQQQLTDKIMAVLREMYGNSIPNPQEILVTCWSSDPYTLGSYSYIPPGTTAKERDSLASPVNNMLFFAGEATSRQYPATVHGAYLSGLREAQRIQQIFMN; via the coding sequence ATGCTGTTTGTACCGAATTTCAACAGATCTCGTCGCAATTTCATACAATTGAGTGCTTTAGTTGCTGCTTCTTTTCCCCTTTGGTCAAGTTGTCAAAATAATTCTCAGGCTATTTCAGAAAATATTATTATTATTGGTGCGGGAATTGCGGGAATTGCGGCGGCAAAAACCTTAAAATCTCAAGGATTTCAAGTTACTATTTTAGAAGCTCGCGATCGCATTGGGGGTAGAATTTATACAGATAAAACATTGGGTTTTCCCGTTGATTTAGGCGCGTCATGGATTCATGGAATTCAAAATAATCCGATTGGCAAACTAGCCCATGACTTTAATATTGCCATTAAACAAACCAATTATTATCATGTGGATTTCTACACGAATAATCAAAATAAAATTCCAGATTCTGAATTAGAAAAAGCTGAATCCCTATATGAAAAAATTATAGCCAGGGCTAAATCTTGGAGTGAAAATCAAGAGCAAGATGTCTCAGTTAATCAAGCTGTCAACCGCTTTTTTAAACCTGATAATTTATCACTCCGTCAAGCTAAATTAGTCAATTGGTTATTAACTTCAGAAATTTTAATTGAGACAGGAGCAGACTTAGAAAAACTTTCAATTTGGGAATTGGATGAAGATGAAGCTTTTGACGGAGAGGATTATCTTTTTCCTAATGGTTATGAGCAAATTATTCAAAACTTAGCCCAAGGACTAGAGATTAAACTTCAACATCCCGTTACTGAAATTCAGTATAATCATCAACAAGTTACTGTAAAAACTCCTCAAGGTGATTTTTCAGGAAGTGCGGTATTAATCACCATACCATTAGGCGTATTAAAAGCCAATCAAGTTAAATTTATCCCAGAATTACCCCAGGACAAAAAAACGGCAATTCATAAATTAAACCTGGGAGTTTTAAATAAAGTTGTGATCAAATTCCCTCAAGTATTTTGGAAAAAAAGTTATGAATTTCTAGGATATTTGCCTGAAAGTAGCCCCAACTTTACAGTATTTATGAATTATGATTATTATAACTCATCTCCGATGTTAATGGCTTTAACCGGAGGGAGTTTTGCCCGCAGTTTAGAGACCATGACTCAACAACAATTAACCGATAAAATTATGGCAGTTTTGCGAGAAATGTATGGCAATTCTATTCCTAATCCCCAAGAAATATTAGTCACTTGTTGGAGTTCTGACCCCTATACATTGGGTTCCTATTCCTATATTCCCCCCGGAACAACGGCGAAAGAGCGAGATAGTTTAGCCTCTCCAGTTAATAATATGCTATTTTTCGCTGGAGAAGCCACCTCTCGTCAATACCCGGCAACCGTTCATGGAGCCTATTTATCAGGATTAAGAGAAGCACAACGAATTCAACAAATTTTTATGAATTGA
- a CDS encoding EAL domain-containing protein → MQRKTQNLQTFAVKGSALGFLIVGLLIFLGSLFPFYSRLKHQEEPPVLLEHQEQILPPPAEESDHDQTIHAALWTTASILMGVIAIGASYLVLMIRPLMNQMQAEILERQKAETALRKEKDFTQTLFNANPAFFIVLDADGKVQLMNDMMLKTLGYNLEEIKGTDYTATFVPRRNGDSLPWVFELMIQRRLPIRTEERILTKDGQELIVEWHGRAIFNEETDEYEYFVGAGLDITERKRAEEELLLLQRITKEVSVACNFESALEVALRLVCETIGWEFGEAWVPHPYGKYLECSPIGYNRGENLEEFQRLNQQYIFQPNQSLTGRIYSSQQPEWIFDIEQESPDHFTRKEIAIKFGLKAGFGVPIVVDHEVLVVLIFFTITNKPEDKRLLNLISSIATQLGTVFQRKQAEAKYRSIFENAVEGIFQISRDGEYIRVNPAFATILGYLSPDALTGDNSFIREVFVNHQDFYQMIDLLNQHHEISNFEAQVYRHDHSVIWIFANVRAILDGKKQHILYYEGSIVDITSFKQTEEKLRYSASHDSLTTLWNRAFFVERLQQAIIQCQEQPGYHFSVLFLDLDGFKFINDSLGHGSGDQLLIAIAKRLKTCLRNQDILARLGGDEFTILLENVGFPEEVKEIAERVQQSLKKPFNLNGNQIFTGSSIGIVHSSSEYLLPSEVLRDADTAMYRAKQQGKGCYVVFDATMRTDALRRLQLQTDLRWAIEKNQFKLHYQPIINLENGAISGFEALLRWEHPQEGFISPAEFIPVAEEAGLIVDIGEWVLRQACRQLREWKQKFNCHPQLRMSVNLSGQQFTSDLSQKIDRILTETEVMGSDLKLEITETAIMSDPQLAIATLNELKHREIKLCIDDFGTGYCSLGYLHQFPVDVLKIDRSFVSQMFLDENKRELVKVIVALAHSLGMDAIAEGIESQEQLYQLKSLECQYGQGYYFSQPLNPQEAERLLNQSSMAEKFYRQDSTVLLKI, encoded by the coding sequence ATGCAAAGAAAAACACAAAACCTTCAAACCTTTGCCGTCAAAGGATCTGCTCTGGGATTCTTAATTGTAGGTTTGTTAATTTTCCTAGGGAGTTTATTTCCTTTTTATTCTCGCCTCAAACATCAGGAAGAACCCCCCGTCCTGTTAGAACATCAGGAGCAAATTCTGCCTCCCCCTGCTGAGGAAAGTGATCATGATCAAACAATTCATGCAGCACTCTGGACGACCGCCAGTATTTTAATGGGGGTAATTGCCATTGGTGCAAGTTACCTCGTGCTCATGATTCGTCCGCTTATGAATCAAATGCAGGCAGAAATCCTTGAACGTCAAAAAGCCGAAACTGCTTTACGCAAAGAAAAAGACTTTACTCAAACTTTATTTAATGCTAATCCCGCCTTTTTCATTGTTTTAGATGCCGATGGAAAAGTGCAATTGATGAACGATATGATGCTGAAAACCCTGGGTTATAACTTAGAAGAAATTAAGGGAACTGATTATACAGCAACGTTTGTTCCCCGTCGCAATGGTGATTCTTTACCCTGGGTTTTTGAATTGATGATTCAACGCCGTTTACCCATTCGTACTGAAGAACGAATTTTAACCAAAGACGGTCAAGAATTGATTGTTGAATGGCATGGTCGGGCAATTTTTAATGAAGAAACTGATGAATATGAATATTTTGTCGGTGCGGGATTAGATATTACAGAACGCAAACGTGCAGAAGAAGAATTACTCCTTTTACAACGAATTACAAAAGAAGTTAGTGTCGCCTGTAATTTTGAGTCTGCTTTAGAAGTAGCATTGCGATTAGTCTGTGAAACAATCGGTTGGGAATTTGGAGAGGCTTGGGTTCCCCACCCTTACGGAAAGTATCTCGAATGTAGCCCGATTGGATATAATCGAGGAGAAAATTTAGAAGAGTTTCAACGCCTGAATCAACAGTATATATTCCAACCCAATCAAAGCCTAACTGGACGCATTTACTCTTCTCAACAACCGGAATGGATATTTGATATTGAACAAGAATCACCCGATCACTTTACGCGCAAAGAAATTGCCATCAAGTTTGGTCTTAAAGCAGGGTTTGGTGTACCTATTGTTGTTGATCATGAAGTTTTAGTCGTTTTAATATTTTTTACAATAACAAATAAGCCGGAAGATAAACGATTATTGAATTTAATTTCCTCCATTGCCACTCAGTTAGGAACCGTATTTCAACGAAAACAAGCAGAAGCAAAATATCGTAGTATTTTTGAAAATGCAGTTGAAGGCATTTTTCAAATTAGCCGCGATGGAGAATATATCCGAGTTAATCCAGCTTTCGCCACGATTTTAGGATATTTGTCTCCAGATGCTTTAACTGGAGATAACTCATTTATTCGAGAAGTATTTGTTAATCATCAAGATTTTTATCAAATGATTGATTTACTCAATCAACACCATGAAATTTCTAATTTTGAAGCCCAGGTTTATCGCCATGATCATAGTGTGATTTGGATTTTTGCCAATGTGAGAGCAATTTTAGATGGAAAAAAACAGCATATTTTATATTATGAAGGTTCAATTGTTGATATTACTAGCTTTAAGCAAACGGAAGAAAAACTTCGTTATAGTGCCTCCCATGATTCTTTAACAACTTTATGGAATAGAGCCTTTTTTGTTGAACGGCTTCAACAGGCTATTATTCAATGTCAAGAACAACCCGGTTATCATTTTTCTGTGTTGTTCTTAGATTTAGATGGATTTAAGTTTATTAATGATAGTTTAGGACACGGAAGCGGAGATCAATTATTAATTGCAATTGCTAAACGGCTGAAAACTTGTTTAAGAAATCAAGATATTTTAGCCCGATTAGGGGGGGATGAGTTTACAATTTTATTAGAAAATGTGGGTTTTCCCGAAGAAGTCAAAGAGATTGCTGAACGAGTCCAACAGTCTCTCAAAAAACCCTTTAATTTGAACGGAAATCAAATTTTTACTGGGAGCAGTATTGGTATTGTTCACAGTTCCTCGGAATACCTGTTACCTTCAGAAGTGTTACGGGATGCTGATACCGCCATGTATCGAGCAAAACAGCAAGGAAAAGGCTGTTATGTTGTGTTTGATGCGACTATGCGAACCGATGCTTTAAGGCGGTTACAGTTACAAACGGATCTGCGTTGGGCGATTGAAAAAAATCAATTTAAACTCCATTATCAACCGATTATTAATTTAGAAAATGGGGCAATTTCTGGGTTTGAAGCCTTATTGCGTTGGGAACATCCCCAAGAAGGTTTTATTTCTCCGGCTGAATTTATTCCTGTGGCGGAAGAAGCCGGATTAATTGTTGATATTGGGGAGTGGGTTTTACGACAAGCTTGTCGCCAATTACGCGAATGGAAACAGAAATTTAATTGTCATCCTCAATTAAGGATGAGTGTTAATTTATCGGGTCAACAATTTACATCGGATTTAAGTCAAAAAATTGATCGGATTTTGACAGAAACGGAAGTAATGGGATCGGACTTAAAATTAGAAATTACAGAAACGGCAATTATGTCTGATCCTCAATTGGCTATCGCTACTTTAAATGAACTCAAACATCGAGAAATTAAACTTTGTATTGATGATTTTGGAACCGGATATTGTTCTTTGGGATATTTACATCAATTTCCAGTGGATGTTTTAAAAATTGATCGTTCTTTTGTTAGTCAAATGTTCTTAGATGAAAATAAACGCGAATTAGTTAAAGTCATTGTGGCTTTAGCTCATAGTTTAGGGATGGATGCGATCGCAGAGGGTATTGAATCTCAAGAACAATTATATCAGTTAAAATCCCTGGAATGTCAATATGGTCAAGGCTATTATTTCTCCCAACCTCTCAACCCTCAAGAAGCCGAACGCTTATTAAATCAATCTTCAATGGCTGAGAAATTTTATCGCCAAGATTCAACTGTTTTACTCAAAATCTAA